The following are encoded in a window of Megalobrama amblycephala isolate DHTTF-2021 linkage group LG19, ASM1881202v1, whole genome shotgun sequence genomic DNA:
- the kif23 gene encoding kinesin-like protein KIF23 isoform X4, with protein MIRQAKGKTPRRPPPKKPSNNQKDPVGVYCRVRPLGADDEECCIEVISNTTIQLHAPDGLKANRNGEYKETQYSFKKVFGIKTSQRELFEDVAKPLVEDLIHCKNGLLFTYGVTGSGKTHTMTGSPGQGGLLPRSLDMIFNSIGPYQAKRYVFKPDDKNGMEVQNQVDALLDRQKRDSQTTVPKTPTTRRIDPEFADMISPEEACKADGVDEDSSYSVFVSYIEIYNNYIYDLLEETPFDPIKPKPPQSKILREDQNHNMYVAGCTEVEVKSTEEAFEVFWRGQKKRRIANTQLNRESSRSHSVFIVKLAQAPLDADGDNVLQDKNQVNVSQLCLVDLAGSERTSRTRAEGSRLREAGNINQSLMTLRTCIEVLRENQMCGTNKMVPYRDSKVTHLFKNYFDGEGKVRMVVCVNPKADDYEETLLVMRFAEMTQEVEVARPVDRPICGFAAGRRQRNQAFKEELTRRLEERGGPVDGEFPTVLNQLLQSFPPLPPCEISGPNDDVTLPRLIEALEKRHKIRQMMIEEYNKTANMLKSVLQEQDSNILSKENFIQEQRGRLGEKDKMIQNQKNEIDRLEKKSKMLEYKIDILQKTTNIYEEDKRSLQQELESREQRLQRELSEKRRMESRMQGMVTDAKLKWEKECERRVNAKQLEMQNKLWVKDEKLKQLKAIVTEGKTENRQPQRPSREKDKVPPKRSASPSPVPTGPPVRPLHRRSHSAGGERWVDHKPTSNVDLDTVLKPNIPNAIKVNAPNEKALSKCDRYVLTHQEVASDGEIQTKLIKGEVFKTRGGGQSVQFTDIETLKQENPVAASRKRRSSETDPDGEPMEGDWTDVETRCSVAVEMRAGSNLGPGYQHHGYPKRRKP; from the exons ATGATTAGGCAAGC GAAGGGCAAGACCCCCAGACGCCCTCCTCCAAAAAAGCCTTCCAACAACCAGAAGGACCCCGTTGGA GTGTATTGTCGCGTGCGTCCATTGGGTGCAGATGATGAGGAATGCTGTATTGAGGTTATAAGCAACACCACCATTCAGTTACATGCCCCTGATGGGCTCAAAGCCAACAGGAATGGTGAATACAAAGAG ACACAATATTCCTTCAAAAAGGTGTTTGGAATTAAAACATCACAGAGGGAATTATTTGAAGATGTTGCTAAACCTTTAGTGGAAGACCTCATTCACTGTAAAAATG GCCTGTTGTTCACCTACGGTGTCACCGGCAGTGGTAAAACTCACACAATGACTGGATCACCGGGTCAAGGTGGGCTGCTTCCACGTTCACTTGACATGATCTTCAACAGCATTGGCCCCTACCAGGCCAAGAGATAT GTTTTCAAGCCTGATGATAAAAACGGCATGGAGGTGCAGAATCAGGTCGATGCACTCTTAGACCGACAGAAGCGAGACAGTCAGACAACTGTACCGAAGACTCCAACTACAAG GCGAATTGACCCAGAGTTTGCTGACATGATCAGCCCAGAGGAGGCTTGTAAAGCAGATGGAGTGGATGAGGACAGCAGTTACAGTGTTTTTGTCTCTTACATTGAGATTTACAACAACTACATCTATGATCTCCTGGAGGAGACTCCTTTTGATCCAATAAAGCCCAA ACCACCCCAATCCAAAATACTGCGAGAAGATCAAAATCACAACATGTACGTGGCTGGGTGCACTGAGGTTGAGGTCAAGTCAACAGAGGAAGCTTTTGAAGTCTTTTGGAGAG GTCAGAAGAAGCGCAGGATTGCAAACACGCAATTGAACCGCGAGTCCAGCCGCTCTCACAGTGTGTTCATTGTTAAATTAGCACAAGCACCTCTGGATGCAGATGGAGACAATGTGCTTCAG GATAAGAATCAGGTGAACGTGAGCCAGTTGTGTCTGGTGGATCTGGCTGGCAGTGAACGCACTAGCAGAACTCGGGCAGAGGGCAGTCGTCTCCGTGAAGCAG gCAACATAAATCAATCTTTAATGACTCTGCGCACATGCATTGAGGTACTGAGGGAGAACCAGATGTGTGGCACGAACAAG ATGGTTCCATACAGAGACTCCAAAGTGACCCATCTGTTCAAAAACTACTTTGATGGTGAAGGCAAAGTGAGGATGGTTGTGTGTGTAAATCCAAAAGCTGATGATTATGAGGAGACATTG CTGGTGATGCGCTTTGCTGAGATGACTCAGGAGGTGGAAGTGGCCCGGCCTGTTGACCGGCCCATCTGTGGCTTCGCTGCTGGTCGCCGACAGAGGAACCAAGCCTTCAAAGAGGAGCTGACCCGCAGACTGGAGGAACGTGGAGGTCCTGTAGATGGAg AGTTTCCAACAGTATTGAACCAGCTGCTTCAGTCCTTTCCTCCACTTCCTCCCTGTGAGATTTCTGGCCCTAACGATGATGTCACTCTACCCAGACTCATTGAGGCCCTGGAGAAGAGACACAAGATTCGACAGATGATGATTGAGGAGTACAATAAAACTG CTAACATGCTGAAGTCTGTTCTTCAAGAGCAGGACAGCAACATTCTCTCCAAGGAGAATTTCATCCAAGAGCAGCGTGGCAGGCTAGGGGAAAAGGATAAAATGATACAGAACCAGAAGAATGAGATTGATCGTCTGGAAAAGAAATCCAAGATGCTGGAGTACAAG ATTGACATCCTACAGAAAACTACCAACATCTATGAAGAGGACAAGCGATCTCTACAGCAGGAACTGGAGAGCAGAGAACAGAGGCTTCAAAGGGAACTGTCTGAAAAGAGACGCATGGAATCGCGTATGCAGGGCATGGTCACTGATGCCAAGCTCAAGTGGGAGAAGGAATGT GAGAGGCGGGTAAATGCCAAGCAGCTGGAGATGCAGAATAAGCTGTGGGTGAAGGATGAGAAGCTCAAACAGCTCAAAGCCATTGTGACGGAGGGGAAGACGGAGAACCGGCAGCCACAGCGGCCCTCCAGAGAAAAGGACAAAGTGCCCCCTAAGAGATCTGCATCCCCGTCACCCGTTCCT ACTGGGCCGCCGGTTCGGCCTCTACACAGACGTTCGCACTCTGCAGGTGGAGAGAGGTGGGTTGATCATAAACCCACCAGTAATGTGGACCTGGATACAGTTCTCAAGCCAAACATCCCTAATGCCATCAAAGTAAATGCTCCCAATGAGAAAGCTCTGTCCAAGTGTGACAGGTACGTTTTGACGCACCAGGAAGTGGCCTCGGATGGGGAGATTCAGACCAAGCTAATCAag GGTGAAGTGTTCAAAACTAGAGGTGGAGGACAGTCCGTTCAATTCACGGATATCGAAACACTCAAGCAGGAAAACCCTGTTGCAGCCAG cCGTAAGAGGCGATCATCAGAGACTGACCCAGACGGTGAACCTATGGAAGGAGACTGGACTGATGTGGAGACGAGg TGCTCTGTGGCTGTGGAGATGAGAGCTGGCTCAAACCTGGGACCTGGATACCAGCATCATGGATATCCAAA ACGCAGAAAGCCTTGA
- the kif23 gene encoding kinesin-like protein KIF23 isoform X3 yields the protein MIRQAKGKTPRRPPPKKPSNNQKDPVGVYCRVRPLGADDEECCIEVISNTTIQLHAPDGLKANRNGEYKETQYSFKKVFGIKTSQRELFEDVAKPLVEDLIHCKNGLLFTYGVTGSGKTHTMTGSPGQGGLLPRSLDMIFNSIGPYQAKRYVFKPDDKNGMEVQNQVDALLDRQKRDSQTTVPKTPTTRRIDPEFADMISPEEACKADGVDEDSSYSVFVSYIEIYNNYIYDLLEETPFDPIKPKWNGAGTPLRNNIEFIPPQSKILREDQNHNMYVAGCTEVEVKSTEEAFEVFWRGQKKRRIANTQLNRESSRSHSVFIVKLAQAPLDADGDNVLQDKNQVNVSQLCLVDLAGSERTSRTRAEGSRLREAGNINQSLMTLRTCIEVLRENQMCGTNKMVPYRDSKVTHLFKNYFDGEGKVRMVVCVNPKADDYEETLLVMRFAEMTQEVEVARPVDRPICGFAAGRRQRNQAFKEELTRRLEERGGPVDGEFPTVLNQLLQSFPPLPPCEISGPNDDVTLPRLIEALEKRHKIRQMMIEEYNKTANMLKSVLQEQDSNILSKENFIQEQRGRLGEKDKMIQNQKNEIDRLEKKSKMLEYKIDILQKTTNIYEEDKRSLQQELESREQRLQRELSEKRRMESRMQGMVTDAKLKWEKECERRVNAKQLEMQNKLWVKDEKLKQLKAIVTEGKTENRQPQRPSREKDKVPPKRSASPSPVPTGPPVRPLHRRSHSAGGERWVDHKPTSNVDLDTVLKPNIPNAIKVNAPNEKALSKCDRYVLTHQEVASDGEIQTKLIKGEVFKTRGGGQSVQFTDIETLKQENPVAASRKRRSSETDPDGEPMEGDWTDVETRCSVAVEMRAGSNLGPGYQHHGYPKRRKP from the exons ATGATTAGGCAAGC GAAGGGCAAGACCCCCAGACGCCCTCCTCCAAAAAAGCCTTCCAACAACCAGAAGGACCCCGTTGGA GTGTATTGTCGCGTGCGTCCATTGGGTGCAGATGATGAGGAATGCTGTATTGAGGTTATAAGCAACACCACCATTCAGTTACATGCCCCTGATGGGCTCAAAGCCAACAGGAATGGTGAATACAAAGAG ACACAATATTCCTTCAAAAAGGTGTTTGGAATTAAAACATCACAGAGGGAATTATTTGAAGATGTTGCTAAACCTTTAGTGGAAGACCTCATTCACTGTAAAAATG GCCTGTTGTTCACCTACGGTGTCACCGGCAGTGGTAAAACTCACACAATGACTGGATCACCGGGTCAAGGTGGGCTGCTTCCACGTTCACTTGACATGATCTTCAACAGCATTGGCCCCTACCAGGCCAAGAGATAT GTTTTCAAGCCTGATGATAAAAACGGCATGGAGGTGCAGAATCAGGTCGATGCACTCTTAGACCGACAGAAGCGAGACAGTCAGACAACTGTACCGAAGACTCCAACTACAAG GCGAATTGACCCAGAGTTTGCTGACATGATCAGCCCAGAGGAGGCTTGTAAAGCAGATGGAGTGGATGAGGACAGCAGTTACAGTGTTTTTGTCTCTTACATTGAGATTTACAACAACTACATCTATGATCTCCTGGAGGAGACTCCTTTTGATCCAATAAAGCCCAA GTGGAATGGTGCAGGCACACCTCTGAGAAACAACATTGAGTTCAT ACCACCCCAATCCAAAATACTGCGAGAAGATCAAAATCACAACATGTACGTGGCTGGGTGCACTGAGGTTGAGGTCAAGTCAACAGAGGAAGCTTTTGAAGTCTTTTGGAGAG GTCAGAAGAAGCGCAGGATTGCAAACACGCAATTGAACCGCGAGTCCAGCCGCTCTCACAGTGTGTTCATTGTTAAATTAGCACAAGCACCTCTGGATGCAGATGGAGACAATGTGCTTCAG GATAAGAATCAGGTGAACGTGAGCCAGTTGTGTCTGGTGGATCTGGCTGGCAGTGAACGCACTAGCAGAACTCGGGCAGAGGGCAGTCGTCTCCGTGAAGCAG gCAACATAAATCAATCTTTAATGACTCTGCGCACATGCATTGAGGTACTGAGGGAGAACCAGATGTGTGGCACGAACAAG ATGGTTCCATACAGAGACTCCAAAGTGACCCATCTGTTCAAAAACTACTTTGATGGTGAAGGCAAAGTGAGGATGGTTGTGTGTGTAAATCCAAAAGCTGATGATTATGAGGAGACATTG CTGGTGATGCGCTTTGCTGAGATGACTCAGGAGGTGGAAGTGGCCCGGCCTGTTGACCGGCCCATCTGTGGCTTCGCTGCTGGTCGCCGACAGAGGAACCAAGCCTTCAAAGAGGAGCTGACCCGCAGACTGGAGGAACGTGGAGGTCCTGTAGATGGAg AGTTTCCAACAGTATTGAACCAGCTGCTTCAGTCCTTTCCTCCACTTCCTCCCTGTGAGATTTCTGGCCCTAACGATGATGTCACTCTACCCAGACTCATTGAGGCCCTGGAGAAGAGACACAAGATTCGACAGATGATGATTGAGGAGTACAATAAAACTG CTAACATGCTGAAGTCTGTTCTTCAAGAGCAGGACAGCAACATTCTCTCCAAGGAGAATTTCATCCAAGAGCAGCGTGGCAGGCTAGGGGAAAAGGATAAAATGATACAGAACCAGAAGAATGAGATTGATCGTCTGGAAAAGAAATCCAAGATGCTGGAGTACAAG ATTGACATCCTACAGAAAACTACCAACATCTATGAAGAGGACAAGCGATCTCTACAGCAGGAACTGGAGAGCAGAGAACAGAGGCTTCAAAGGGAACTGTCTGAAAAGAGACGCATGGAATCGCGTATGCAGGGCATGGTCACTGATGCCAAGCTCAAGTGGGAGAAGGAATGT GAGAGGCGGGTAAATGCCAAGCAGCTGGAGATGCAGAATAAGCTGTGGGTGAAGGATGAGAAGCTCAAACAGCTCAAAGCCATTGTGACGGAGGGGAAGACGGAGAACCGGCAGCCACAGCGGCCCTCCAGAGAAAAGGACAAAGTGCCCCCTAAGAGATCTGCATCCCCGTCACCCGTTCCT ACTGGGCCGCCGGTTCGGCCTCTACACAGACGTTCGCACTCTGCAGGTGGAGAGAGGTGGGTTGATCATAAACCCACCAGTAATGTGGACCTGGATACAGTTCTCAAGCCAAACATCCCTAATGCCATCAAAGTAAATGCTCCCAATGAGAAAGCTCTGTCCAAGTGTGACAGGTACGTTTTGACGCACCAGGAAGTGGCCTCGGATGGGGAGATTCAGACCAAGCTAATCAag GGTGAAGTGTTCAAAACTAGAGGTGGAGGACAGTCCGTTCAATTCACGGATATCGAAACACTCAAGCAGGAAAACCCTGTTGCAGCCAG cCGTAAGAGGCGATCATCAGAGACTGACCCAGACGGTGAACCTATGGAAGGAGACTGGACTGATGTGGAGACGAGg TGCTCTGTGGCTGTGGAGATGAGAGCTGGCTCAAACCTGGGACCTGGATACCAGCATCATGGATATCCAAA ACGCAGAAAGCCTTGA
- the kif23 gene encoding kinesin-like protein KIF23 isoform X2, giving the protein MIRQAKGKTPRRPPPKKPSNNQKDPVGVYCRVRPLGADDEECCIEVISNTTIQLHAPDGLKANRNGEYKETQYSFKKVFGIKTSQRELFEDVAKPLVEDLIHCKNGLLFTYGVTGSGKTHTMTGSPGQGGLLPRSLDMIFNSIGPYQAKRYVFKPDDKNGMEVQNQVDALLDRQKRDSQTTVPKTPTTRRIDPEFADMISPEEACKADGVDEDSSYSVFVSYIEIYNNYIYDLLEETPFDPIKPKPPQSKILREDQNHNMYVAGCTEVEVKSTEEAFEVFWRGQKKRRIANTQLNRESSRSHSVFIVKLAQAPLDADGDNVLQDKNQVNVSQLCLVDLAGSERTSRTRAEGSRLREAGNINQSLMTLRTCIEVLRENQMCGTNKMVPYRDSKVTHLFKNYFDGEGKVRMVVCVNPKADDYEETLLVMRFAEMTQEVEVARPVDRPICGFAAGRRQRNQAFKEELTRRLEERGGPVDGEFPTVLNQLLQSFPPLPPCEISGPNDDVTLPRLIEALEKRHKIRQMMIEEYNKTANMLKSVLQEQDSNILSKENFIQEQRGRLGEKDKMIQNQKNEIDRLEKKSKMLEYKIDILQKTTNIYEEDKRSLQQELESREQRLQRELSEKRRMESRMQGMVTDAKLKWEKECERRVNAKQLEMQNKLWVKDEKLKQLKAIVTEGKTENRQPQRPSREKDKVPPKRSASPSPVPSPYDGSQSSLSSLEPIYNFSQTVRSDPHFPRPGSVSVASCISEWEQGVPQSRRQGSQSPPDSRKRAQGLPNSLSRRRGRCWAREVPVQPADVDLEETTHWTGPPVRPLHRRSHSAGGERWVDHKPTSNVDLDTVLKPNIPNAIKVNAPNEKALSKCDRYVLTHQEVASDGEIQTKLIKGEVFKTRGGGQSVQFTDIETLKQENPVAASRKRRSSETDPDGEPMEGDWTDVETRCSVAVEMRAGSNLGPGYQHHGYPKRRKP; this is encoded by the exons ATGATTAGGCAAGC GAAGGGCAAGACCCCCAGACGCCCTCCTCCAAAAAAGCCTTCCAACAACCAGAAGGACCCCGTTGGA GTGTATTGTCGCGTGCGTCCATTGGGTGCAGATGATGAGGAATGCTGTATTGAGGTTATAAGCAACACCACCATTCAGTTACATGCCCCTGATGGGCTCAAAGCCAACAGGAATGGTGAATACAAAGAG ACACAATATTCCTTCAAAAAGGTGTTTGGAATTAAAACATCACAGAGGGAATTATTTGAAGATGTTGCTAAACCTTTAGTGGAAGACCTCATTCACTGTAAAAATG GCCTGTTGTTCACCTACGGTGTCACCGGCAGTGGTAAAACTCACACAATGACTGGATCACCGGGTCAAGGTGGGCTGCTTCCACGTTCACTTGACATGATCTTCAACAGCATTGGCCCCTACCAGGCCAAGAGATAT GTTTTCAAGCCTGATGATAAAAACGGCATGGAGGTGCAGAATCAGGTCGATGCACTCTTAGACCGACAGAAGCGAGACAGTCAGACAACTGTACCGAAGACTCCAACTACAAG GCGAATTGACCCAGAGTTTGCTGACATGATCAGCCCAGAGGAGGCTTGTAAAGCAGATGGAGTGGATGAGGACAGCAGTTACAGTGTTTTTGTCTCTTACATTGAGATTTACAACAACTACATCTATGATCTCCTGGAGGAGACTCCTTTTGATCCAATAAAGCCCAA ACCACCCCAATCCAAAATACTGCGAGAAGATCAAAATCACAACATGTACGTGGCTGGGTGCACTGAGGTTGAGGTCAAGTCAACAGAGGAAGCTTTTGAAGTCTTTTGGAGAG GTCAGAAGAAGCGCAGGATTGCAAACACGCAATTGAACCGCGAGTCCAGCCGCTCTCACAGTGTGTTCATTGTTAAATTAGCACAAGCACCTCTGGATGCAGATGGAGACAATGTGCTTCAG GATAAGAATCAGGTGAACGTGAGCCAGTTGTGTCTGGTGGATCTGGCTGGCAGTGAACGCACTAGCAGAACTCGGGCAGAGGGCAGTCGTCTCCGTGAAGCAG gCAACATAAATCAATCTTTAATGACTCTGCGCACATGCATTGAGGTACTGAGGGAGAACCAGATGTGTGGCACGAACAAG ATGGTTCCATACAGAGACTCCAAAGTGACCCATCTGTTCAAAAACTACTTTGATGGTGAAGGCAAAGTGAGGATGGTTGTGTGTGTAAATCCAAAAGCTGATGATTATGAGGAGACATTG CTGGTGATGCGCTTTGCTGAGATGACTCAGGAGGTGGAAGTGGCCCGGCCTGTTGACCGGCCCATCTGTGGCTTCGCTGCTGGTCGCCGACAGAGGAACCAAGCCTTCAAAGAGGAGCTGACCCGCAGACTGGAGGAACGTGGAGGTCCTGTAGATGGAg AGTTTCCAACAGTATTGAACCAGCTGCTTCAGTCCTTTCCTCCACTTCCTCCCTGTGAGATTTCTGGCCCTAACGATGATGTCACTCTACCCAGACTCATTGAGGCCCTGGAGAAGAGACACAAGATTCGACAGATGATGATTGAGGAGTACAATAAAACTG CTAACATGCTGAAGTCTGTTCTTCAAGAGCAGGACAGCAACATTCTCTCCAAGGAGAATTTCATCCAAGAGCAGCGTGGCAGGCTAGGGGAAAAGGATAAAATGATACAGAACCAGAAGAATGAGATTGATCGTCTGGAAAAGAAATCCAAGATGCTGGAGTACAAG ATTGACATCCTACAGAAAACTACCAACATCTATGAAGAGGACAAGCGATCTCTACAGCAGGAACTGGAGAGCAGAGAACAGAGGCTTCAAAGGGAACTGTCTGAAAAGAGACGCATGGAATCGCGTATGCAGGGCATGGTCACTGATGCCAAGCTCAAGTGGGAGAAGGAATGT GAGAGGCGGGTAAATGCCAAGCAGCTGGAGATGCAGAATAAGCTGTGGGTGAAGGATGAGAAGCTCAAACAGCTCAAAGCCATTGTGACGGAGGGGAAGACGGAGAACCGGCAGCCACAGCGGCCCTCCAGAGAAAAGGACAAAGTGCCCCCTAAGAGATCTGCATCCCCGTCACCCGTTCCT TCTCCCTACGATGGCTCGCAGTCATCCCTCTCCTCCCTGGAGCCTATATATAACTTCTCTCAGACGGTCAGGTCAGATCCTCACTTCCCCAGACCAGGCAGTGTGTCAGTGGCTTCCTGCATCTCTGAGTGGGAGCAGGGAGTCCCGCAGTCTCGCAGGCAGGGTAGCCAGTCGCCTCCAGACAGTAGGAAGAGAGCTCAGGGCCTTCCCAACAGTCTTAGCAGGAGGAGAGGCAGGTGTTGGGCCAGAGAGGTGCCCGTCCAgccagcagatgtagacctagaGGAAACGACTCACTGG ACTGGGCCGCCGGTTCGGCCTCTACACAGACGTTCGCACTCTGCAGGTGGAGAGAGGTGGGTTGATCATAAACCCACCAGTAATGTGGACCTGGATACAGTTCTCAAGCCAAACATCCCTAATGCCATCAAAGTAAATGCTCCCAATGAGAAAGCTCTGTCCAAGTGTGACAGGTACGTTTTGACGCACCAGGAAGTGGCCTCGGATGGGGAGATTCAGACCAAGCTAATCAag GGTGAAGTGTTCAAAACTAGAGGTGGAGGACAGTCCGTTCAATTCACGGATATCGAAACACTCAAGCAGGAAAACCCTGTTGCAGCCAG cCGTAAGAGGCGATCATCAGAGACTGACCCAGACGGTGAACCTATGGAAGGAGACTGGACTGATGTGGAGACGAGg TGCTCTGTGGCTGTGGAGATGAGAGCTGGCTCAAACCTGGGACCTGGATACCAGCATCATGGATATCCAAA ACGCAGAAAGCCTTGA